Proteins encoded in a region of the Sphingomonas sp. HMP9 genome:
- the tkt gene encoding transketolase: MTDTATAAPKADPMLHEDGSPERLAIDTIRTLSMDAVQKANSGHPGTPMALAPVGYTLWSKFLRYDPKHADWPNRDRFVLSVGHASMLLYSLIHLAKIEEIDAEGNKTGKEAVSLADIEQFRQLSSKTPGHPEYRHTTGVETTTGPLGQGCGNSVGMAIAERWLAARYNKDGFTLFDHDVYTICGDGDMMEGVSSEAASMAGHLKLSNLCWIYDSNHISIEGATDLAFDEDVGLRFDAYGWNVIHIDDANDTAALSRAIETFKATTDKPTFIVVHSVIGYGSPKAGSEKAHGEPLGEENIRLTKQAYGWPEDKSFYVPDGVIEHFNGAIADRGAKLRDEWVALTDEYRDAHPELSAELDLLLKDKLPEGWDADIPVFDADPKGLASRDSGGKVLNAIAKNVPWLIGGSADLAPSTKTDIKGAASFEADNYGGQNFHFGIREHGMGAIVNGMALSHLRSYGSTFLVFVDYMRAPVRLSSIMEVGAIWVFTHDSIGVGEDGPTHQPIEHLATLRAVPGLDTIRPGDANEVAAAYKAVMKDASTPAALILSRQALPTLDRTKYASADGVEQGGYVLADSDGTPDVILIATGSELSLAIDAHETLAADGVKSRVVSMPSWYRYELQDAAYKESVLPRGVRARVAIEMAGSIGWDRYVGLDGATVTMSTFGASAPLAKLQDKFGFTVDNVVKVARQVMETK; the protein is encoded by the coding sequence ATGACCGATACCGCAACCGCCGCCCCCAAGGCGGACCCCATGCTGCACGAGGATGGTTCGCCCGAACGCCTCGCGATCGATACCATCCGTACGCTGTCGATGGACGCGGTGCAGAAGGCCAATTCGGGTCATCCCGGCACGCCGATGGCGCTGGCGCCGGTCGGCTACACGCTCTGGTCGAAGTTCCTGCGCTATGATCCCAAGCACGCCGACTGGCCCAACCGTGACCGGTTCGTGCTGTCGGTCGGTCACGCGTCGATGCTGCTCTATTCGCTGATCCACCTCGCCAAGATCGAAGAGATCGATGCCGAGGGCAACAAGACCGGCAAGGAGGCCGTGAGCCTCGCGGATATCGAGCAGTTCCGCCAGCTGTCGTCGAAGACCCCGGGCCACCCCGAATATCGCCACACGACGGGCGTCGAGACCACGACCGGGCCGCTGGGCCAGGGTTGCGGCAATTCGGTCGGCATGGCGATCGCCGAGCGCTGGCTCGCCGCGCGCTACAACAAGGATGGCTTCACGCTGTTCGACCATGACGTCTACACGATCTGCGGCGACGGCGACATGATGGAGGGCGTCTCGTCCGAGGCGGCGAGCATGGCCGGGCATCTGAAGCTCAGCAACCTGTGCTGGATCTACGATAGCAATCACATCTCGATCGAGGGCGCGACCGATCTCGCGTTCGACGAGGATGTCGGGCTTCGTTTCGATGCGTATGGCTGGAACGTCATCCACATCGACGATGCCAACGACACGGCAGCCCTCAGCCGCGCGATCGAGACGTTCAAGGCCACCACCGACAAGCCGACCTTCATCGTCGTGCATTCGGTGATCGGTTACGGCAGCCCCAAGGCGGGCAGCGAGAAGGCGCATGGCGAGCCGCTCGGCGAGGAGAATATCCGCCTCACCAAGCAGGCCTATGGCTGGCCCGAGGACAAGTCGTTCTACGTGCCGGACGGCGTGATCGAGCATTTCAACGGCGCGATTGCAGACCGTGGCGCCAAGCTGCGTGACGAGTGGGTCGCGCTGACCGACGAATATCGCGACGCGCATCCCGAGCTGTCGGCCGAGCTCGACCTGTTGCTCAAGGACAAGCTGCCCGAGGGCTGGGACGCCGACATTCCGGTGTTCGACGCAGATCCGAAGGGGCTCGCGAGCCGTGATTCCGGTGGCAAGGTGCTCAACGCGATCGCCAAGAACGTGCCGTGGCTGATCGGCGGCTCGGCGGATCTCGCGCCGTCGACCAAGACCGACATCAAGGGTGCGGCGTCGTTCGAGGCGGACAATTACGGCGGCCAGAACTTCCATTTCGGCATTCGCGAACATGGCATGGGCGCGATCGTCAACGGCATGGCGCTGTCGCACCTGCGCTCCTACGGCTCCACCTTCCTGGTGTTCGTCGATTACATGCGTGCGCCGGTGCGACTGTCGTCGATCATGGAGGTTGGCGCGATCTGGGTGTTCACGCACGATTCGATCGGCGTCGGCGAGGATGGCCCGACGCACCAGCCGATCGAGCATCTCGCCACGCTCCGCGCAGTCCCGGGGCTCGACACGATCCGTCCGGGTGACGCGAACGAAGTCGCAGCCGCGTACAAGGCCGTGATGAAGGATGCGAGCACGCCAGCCGCGCTGATCCTGTCGCGCCAGGCTTTGCCGACGCTGGATCGCACCAAGTACGCCAGTGCCGACGGTGTCGAGCAGGGCGGGTATGTGCTGGCCGACAGTGACGGCACGCCCGACGTGATCCTGATCGCGACCGGCAGCGAGCTGTCGCTGGCGATCGACGCGCATGAGACGCTCGCGGCGGACGGCGTGAAGAGCCGGGTCGTGTCGATGCCGAGCTGGTATCGCTACGAACTGCAGGACGCGGCGTACAAGGAAAGCGTGTTGCCGCGCGGTGTTCGCGCCCGCGTTGCGATCGAGATGGCTGGGTCGATCGGCTGGGACCGCTATGTCGGTCTCGACGGCGCGACCGTGACGATGTCGACGTTCGGGGCCTCGGCACCGCTCGCCAAGTTGCAGGACAAGTTCGGGTTCACCGTCGACAATGTCGTCAAGGTCGCCCGCCAGGTAATGGAGACCAAGTGA
- a CDS encoding NAD(P)/FAD-dependent oxidoreductase codes for MCAAVAGQRGRKILLVDHAEQAGKKILISGGGRCNFTNVHTAADRYISANPHFAKSALGRYTAQDFIALVEFYGIAWHEKTLGQLFCDGSAKQIVEMLLDECDKGRVDLSLGRAVTGVEHGDGQYRVSLDGRTVTAPALVIATGGPSIPKMGATGFAYDLARQFGLKVVEPRPALVPLTLGGDEILFRELSGVAADVVATAGKTAFREAALFTHRGLSGPAILQASSYWRHGQPIGIDFLPDRESGWLPAAKRTTPRATLRKLLANTLPDRLAETLSEKLALTGEISTLTDRTLQDAERALSHWQFTPNGSEGYAKAEVTAGGISTADLSSQTMQAKRVPMLYAVGEAVDVTGWLGGYNFQWAWSSGWAAGQVL; via the coding sequence ATGTGCGCTGCGGTCGCCGGCCAGCGCGGGCGGAAGATCCTGCTCGTCGATCATGCCGAGCAGGCGGGGAAGAAGATTCTCATTTCCGGCGGCGGGCGGTGTAATTTCACCAATGTACATACCGCGGCCGACCGCTACATCTCCGCCAATCCGCATTTCGCGAAGTCCGCGCTCGGGCGCTACACCGCGCAGGATTTCATTGCGCTGGTCGAGTTCTACGGGATCGCGTGGCATGAGAAGACGCTGGGGCAGCTGTTCTGCGACGGGTCCGCGAAACAGATCGTCGAGATGCTGCTCGACGAATGCGACAAGGGGCGGGTCGATCTTTCCCTCGGGCGCGCCGTCACTGGGGTGGAGCATGGCGACGGGCAGTACCGCGTGTCGCTCGACGGGCGGACCGTCACCGCGCCCGCGTTGGTGATCGCGACGGGCGGGCCTTCCATCCCGAAGATGGGCGCGACCGGGTTTGCCTATGATCTCGCGCGGCAGTTCGGGTTGAAGGTGGTCGAGCCTCGGCCCGCGTTGGTGCCGCTGACGCTGGGCGGGGACGAGATCCTGTTCCGCGAATTGTCCGGCGTGGCTGCGGACGTAGTCGCGACGGCTGGCAAGACCGCGTTTCGCGAGGCGGCGCTGTTCACGCACCGCGGGTTATCGGGTCCGGCGATCCTCCAAGCCTCGTCCTATTGGCGTCACGGCCAGCCGATCGGGATCGATTTCCTGCCCGATCGCGAGTCCGGCTGGCTGCCGGCGGCGAAGCGTACCACGCCGCGCGCGACTCTGCGGAAATTGCTCGCAAACACGCTGCCGGACCGACTCGCGGAGACTTTGAGCGAGAAACTGGCGCTGACTGGCGAGATTTCCACGCTTACCGATCGCACGCTCCAGGACGCCGAGCGCGCGCTAAGCCATTGGCAATTCACGCCGAACGGTTCGGAAGGCTATGCTAAGGCCGAGGTCACCGCGGGCGGAATCAGCACCGCGGACCTGTCATCGCAAACAATGCAAGCCAAACGCGTACCAATGCTGTATGCAGTCGGCGAAGCGGTCGATGTCACAGGGTGGCTCGGCGGCTACAATTTCCAATGGGCATGGTCGAGCGGGTGGGCCGCGGGTCAAGTCCTGTAG
- the gnd gene encoding phosphogluconate dehydrogenase (NAD(+)-dependent, decarboxylating), with product MKIGLIGLGRMGGNIARRLMNDGHAVVAYDRDAEAVKKLVADGAEGADSLDAMQAKLDSPAIWWVMVPAGEPTEQTVQAIAEKASAGDIIIDGGNSFYKDDVRRAKELAEKGIRYVDVGTSGGVWGLERGYCMMIGGEKDTVDYLDPIFDTLAPGIGEIVRTPGRIEGQADPRAEKGYIHAGPPGAGHFVKMVHNGIEYGLMQAYAEGFDILKGKSGEHVVEDQRFDINLTDVAEVWRRGSVISSWLLDLSAIALAKDGTLEAFSGSVADSGEGQWTIDAAMEEKVPANVLSAALYARYRSRVDHTFGDKLLSAMRYGFGGHVEMPQ from the coding sequence ATGAAGATCGGACTGATCGGCCTCGGCCGGATGGGCGGCAATATCGCGCGCCGGTTGATGAACGACGGCCACGCGGTCGTCGCCTATGATCGCGATGCGGAGGCGGTGAAGAAACTCGTCGCCGACGGCGCGGAAGGCGCGGACTCGCTCGACGCCATGCAAGCCAAGCTCGACAGCCCGGCGATCTGGTGGGTGATGGTGCCCGCGGGCGAGCCGACGGAGCAGACCGTCCAGGCGATCGCCGAAAAGGCGTCCGCCGGCGACATCATCATCGATGGCGGCAACAGCTTCTACAAGGACGACGTCCGCCGCGCGAAGGAACTCGCCGAAAAGGGTATCCGCTATGTCGACGTCGGCACGTCGGGTGGCGTCTGGGGCCTCGAGCGCGGCTATTGCATGATGATCGGCGGCGAGAAGGATACGGTCGACTATCTCGACCCGATCTTCGACACGCTGGCGCCGGGCATTGGCGAGATCGTCCGCACGCCGGGCCGCATCGAGGGGCAGGCCGATCCGCGCGCGGAGAAGGGCTATATCCATGCGGGCCCCCCGGGCGCCGGGCACTTCGTCAAGATGGTGCATAACGGCATCGAATATGGCCTGATGCAGGCCTATGCCGAGGGCTTCGACATCCTCAAGGGCAAATCGGGCGAGCATGTCGTCGAGGACCAGCGCTTCGACATCAACCTGACCGACGTCGCCGAAGTGTGGCGCCGTGGCAGCGTGATCTCGTCGTGGCTGCTCGACCTGTCGGCGATCGCGCTGGCGAAGGACGGCACGCTCGAAGCGTTCAGCGGCAGCGTCGCGGACTCAGGCGAAGGCCAGTGGACGATCGACGCGGCGATGGAGGAGAAGGTGCCGGCCAACGTGCTGAGCGCCGCGCTGTACGCCCGCTATCGCAGCCGGGTGGACCATACGTTCGGCGACAAGCTGTTGTCGGCGATGCGCTATGGCTTTGGCGGGCATGTCGAGATGCCCCAGTGA
- the rpiA gene encoding ribose-5-phosphate isomerase RpiA: MIDDDKKAAAVAAVAEVRDGMLVGLGTGSTAAFAIQALGERVAAGLDIRAVVTSDASGKLARDVGIDVLDFATIAFVDLTIDGADEIDSRCFAIKGAGGAMLREKIVAASSARMVVIADGSKQVERIGAAKLPVEVLPFAIAYVMHVLVEMGAASTIRDNYRTDQGNLVVDCHFAALEDPRATAATLSAIPGILGHGLFLDEVDAAYIATNGVVTRLERTGASD, encoded by the coding sequence ATGATCGATGACGACAAGAAAGCCGCCGCCGTTGCGGCGGTGGCGGAGGTTCGGGACGGGATGCTCGTCGGGCTTGGCACCGGGTCGACCGCAGCCTTCGCGATCCAGGCGCTCGGCGAGCGGGTCGCGGCGGGACTAGACATTCGCGCGGTCGTTACGTCCGACGCCTCCGGCAAGCTTGCGCGCGACGTCGGAATCGATGTCCTCGACTTCGCCACCATTGCCTTCGTCGACCTCACGATCGACGGCGCGGACGAGATCGACTCGCGCTGCTTCGCGATCAAGGGCGCGGGCGGGGCGATGTTGCGAGAGAAGATCGTCGCCGCAAGCTCGGCACGGATGGTCGTGATCGCCGATGGCTCGAAGCAGGTGGAGCGTATCGGTGCGGCGAAGCTGCCGGTCGAGGTGCTCCCCTTCGCCATCGCATACGTCATGCATGTCCTCGTCGAGATGGGCGCCGCTTCGACGATCCGTGACAACTACCGGACGGACCAAGGCAATCTGGTCGTCGACTGCCACTTCGCCGCGCTCGAAGACCCCCGCGCAACCGCCGCCACGCTGTCCGCGATCCCCGGCATACTCGGCCACGGGCTGTTCCTCGACGAGGTCGATGCCGCGTATATTGCAACGAACGGCGTCGTTACGCGACTGGAACGGACGGGTGCATCCGACTAA
- a CDS encoding YaiI/YqxD family protein yields MTDVPPSLRILVDADACPVKDEIYKVAWRHEVPVTIVANSHFRIPVHPLIIRVVVSDGFDAADDWIAEQSDAKAVVITADILLADRCLKAGATVLANTGKPFTTSSIGGAIATRAIMADLRAGGDVIGGPAPFSKSDRSSFLSALDAALVRLKRR; encoded by the coding sequence ATGACTGACGTGCCACCCTCGCTCCGCATCCTCGTCGACGCCGACGCGTGTCCGGTGAAGGACGAGATCTACAAGGTCGCGTGGCGCCACGAGGTGCCCGTCACCATCGTCGCCAACAGCCATTTCCGCATCCCCGTCCATCCACTGATCATTCGCGTGGTCGTCAGCGACGGGTTCGACGCCGCCGACGACTGGATCGCCGAGCAAAGCGATGCGAAAGCGGTCGTGATCACCGCCGACATCCTGCTCGCCGATCGCTGTCTGAAGGCTGGCGCGACCGTGCTCGCCAATACCGGCAAGCCGTTCACCACCAGCTCGATCGGCGGCGCCATCGCGACGCGGGCGATCATGGCCGACCTGCGTGCTGGCGGCGACGTGATCGGCGGGCCGGCGCCGTTTTCGAAAAGCGACCGGTCGAGTTTCCTCTCGGCGCTCGACGCCGCGCTCGTCCGGTTGAAGCGCCGCTAA
- the tal gene encoding transaldolase yields the protein MGALNDLEGFGQAVWLDFVDRKFLEAGGLQKLVDEDGLTGVTSNPSIFEKAMGHGEAYDSTLAKFDKENPGAATIDRYEHLAIQDIKAAAETLKPVYDKLDGKDGYVSLEVSPYISDDTDATIAEAKKLWGMVDRPNLMIKIPGTLAGGPAISSTIASGINVNVTLLFALDAYIRVAEAYAAGLEERVKQGQPIDKIASVASFFVSRIDSSIDKEIDARLEKGDAEADALKAVRGKVAIANAKMAYQWYLDFLKSDRWQALAAKGAQPQRLLWASTGVKDPSYPDTLYIDTLIGKDTVNTMPPKTMDAFRDHGTAAETITQDVDAARHVLAEAERLGLDLNGVTGKLVEEGVASFVKAFDDLLGAIAKKQPAAA from the coding sequence ATGGGTGCGCTCAACGATCTCGAAGGCTTCGGCCAAGCGGTATGGCTCGATTTCGTCGATCGGAAGTTCCTGGAGGCCGGTGGTCTCCAGAAGCTGGTCGATGAGGACGGGTTGACCGGTGTCACCTCGAACCCGTCGATCTTCGAAAAGGCGATGGGCCACGGCGAGGCGTATGACTCGACGCTGGCGAAGTTCGACAAGGAGAACCCCGGCGCGGCGACGATCGACCGCTACGAGCATCTCGCGATCCAGGACATCAAGGCGGCGGCGGAAACGCTGAAGCCGGTGTACGACAAGCTCGACGGCAAGGACGGCTATGTCAGCCTGGAGGTGTCGCCGTATATCTCGGACGATACCGACGCGACGATCGCGGAAGCGAAGAAGCTTTGGGGGATGGTCGACCGGCCGAACCTGATGATCAAGATTCCGGGGACGCTCGCGGGTGGCCCGGCGATCTCTTCGACGATCGCGAGCGGGATCAACGTCAACGTCACGCTGCTGTTCGCGCTCGACGCGTATATCCGCGTTGCCGAAGCGTATGCGGCGGGGCTCGAGGAGCGCGTCAAGCAGGGGCAGCCGATCGACAAGATTGCCAGCGTCGCCAGCTTCTTCGTCAGCCGGATCGATTCGTCGATCGACAAGGAAATCGATGCGCGCCTTGAGAAGGGCGATGCCGAGGCGGACGCGCTGAAGGCGGTTCGTGGCAAGGTCGCGATCGCCAATGCCAAGATGGCGTATCAATGGTATCTCGACTTCCTCAAGTCGGATCGCTGGCAGGCGCTGGCTGCCAAGGGTGCGCAGCCGCAGCGGTTGCTATGGGCGTCGACCGGCGTGAAGGACCCGAGCTATCCCGATACGCTGTATATCGACACGCTGATCGGCAAGGATACGGTCAACACGATGCCGCCGAAGACCATGGACGCGTTTCGCGACCACGGCACCGCGGCGGAGACGATCACGCAGGATGTCGATGCGGCCCGCCACGTGCTGGCAGAAGCCGAGCGGCTGGGCCTCGACCTCAACGGCGTGACCGGGAAGCTGGTCGAAGAGGGGGTTGCGTCGTTCGTGAAGGCGTTCGACGACCTGCTGGGCGCGATCGCGAAGAAGCAGCCGGCGGCGGCGTGA
- a CDS encoding HAD family hydrolase — protein MSGAIKLLVSDVDGTLVDKEKKVTPATVDAVKRLKAAGLGFTIISARPRSGMMPIAELLGIDEPMGAFNGGIVFKRDGTVIEHHMIDVDVVRGAMEIVGDAPVDTWFFAGDVWYASTDQGGHVGSERKASAQDPVIVSDFTDLLAKADKVTLVSDDEELLRDLHAKVAAKFDTQATIVQSQTYYLDITPVAGNKGSGIEELADAFGISLTQTAAIGDQANDIAMLKRAKLAIAMGNAPQTVRDVAHEITSANDADGVAHAIDTFILTGVSA, from the coding sequence GTGAGCGGGGCGATCAAGCTCCTCGTCTCCGATGTCGACGGCACGCTCGTCGACAAGGAGAAGAAGGTGACGCCCGCGACTGTCGATGCGGTCAAGCGGCTGAAGGCGGCGGGGCTCGGCTTCACGATCATCAGCGCGCGCCCGCGCTCGGGGATGATGCCGATCGCCGAGCTGCTCGGGATCGACGAGCCGATGGGCGCGTTCAACGGCGGGATCGTGTTCAAGCGCGACGGCACCGTGATCGAGCATCACATGATCGATGTCGACGTCGTGCGCGGTGCGATGGAGATCGTCGGTGATGCGCCGGTCGACACGTGGTTTTTCGCAGGGGACGTCTGGTATGCCAGCACCGACCAGGGCGGGCATGTCGGCAGCGAGCGCAAGGCGTCGGCGCAGGACCCAGTGATCGTCTCCGACTTTACCGACCTGCTGGCCAAGGCGGACAAGGTGACGCTCGTCAGCGATGACGAGGAACTGCTCCGCGACCTGCATGCCAAGGTCGCGGCGAAATTCGATACGCAGGCGACGATCGTCCAGAGCCAAACCTATTATCTCGATATCACGCCCGTCGCGGGCAACAAGGGTAGCGGGATCGAGGAACTGGCGGACGCATTCGGCATCAGCTTGACGCAGACCGCGGCGATCGGCGATCAGGCCAACGACATCGCGATGCTCAAGCGCGCCAAGCTGGCGATCGCGATGGGCAACGCGCCGCAGACCGTCCGCGACGTCGCGCACGAGATTACGTCGGCGAACGACGCCGACGGCGTCGCGCACGCGATCGATACCTTTATCCTGACTGGAGTTTCCGCATGA
- a CDS encoding HAD-IIB family hydrolase, whose amino-acid sequence MKELVAFDLDGTLAESKQPLQEPMGEALANLLDVAHVAVISGGDWPQFEKQVASRLPERADRTKLWLMPTTGTKLYRFDDAWRAVYAELFEDEEKQKILTAFDESLEATGFVPEQTWGERIEDRGSQITFSALGQEAPIDAKHSWDPDFAKRKVIQADLRKRLPGLSINMGGATSIDITREGVDKAYGLKKLNEASGIALDKMMFIGDAIFPGGNDYPAEQLGLDVVKVKNVDGTLAAIAGIVACLK is encoded by the coding sequence ATGAAAGAACTGGTTGCCTTCGACCTCGATGGAACGCTGGCCGAGAGCAAGCAGCCCTTGCAGGAGCCGATGGGCGAGGCGCTGGCCAATCTGCTCGACGTCGCGCATGTCGCGGTGATCTCGGGTGGCGACTGGCCGCAGTTCGAAAAGCAGGTGGCGAGCCGCCTGCCCGAGCGCGCCGATCGCACGAAGCTGTGGCTGATGCCAACGACGGGGACCAAGCTGTACCGCTTCGACGACGCATGGCGCGCGGTATATGCCGAGCTGTTCGAGGACGAAGAAAAGCAGAAGATCCTGACGGCGTTCGACGAGTCCTTGGAAGCCACTGGCTTCGTCCCTGAGCAAACCTGGGGCGAGCGGATCGAGGATCGCGGGAGCCAGATCACCTTCTCGGCGCTCGGCCAGGAAGCGCCGATTGACGCCAAGCACAGCTGGGATCCGGACTTTGCCAAGCGCAAGGTTATCCAGGCCGATCTGCGTAAGCGCCTGCCGGGGCTGTCGATCAACATGGGTGGCGCGACCTCGATCGACATCACGCGCGAGGGTGTCGACAAGGCCTATGGCTTGAAGAAGCTCAACGAAGCCAGCGGCATCGCGCTCGACAAGATGATGTTCATCGGCGACGCGATCTTCCCGGGCGGGAATGACTATCCGGCCGAGCAGTTGGGGCTGGACGTCGTAAAGGTGAAGAATGTCGATGGCACGCTGGCGGCGATCGCCGGGATCGTCGCATGCCTGAAGTGA
- a CDS encoding GreA/GreB family elongation factor, translated as MSVAFRRESDEEHLEPKFEQPIAPGPNLVTARGLALIGERVVAIEAAVAAEADEEARKVLLRDLRYWHTRQTTAELAPEPEEGEVGIGSRVRVRMNGAERVIAIVGGDEAEPGEDRLAFSAPLARALMGAAVGEKVAFADKADAIEVLAIDRDDG; from the coding sequence GTGAGCGTAGCGTTTCGCCGGGAGAGCGACGAGGAACATCTCGAGCCGAAGTTCGAGCAGCCGATCGCGCCGGGGCCTAATCTGGTCACGGCGCGGGGGTTGGCGCTGATTGGCGAGCGGGTTGTCGCGATCGAGGCGGCGGTGGCGGCGGAGGCTGACGAAGAGGCGCGCAAGGTTCTGCTGCGCGACCTGCGTTATTGGCATACGCGGCAGACGACGGCGGAACTCGCGCCGGAGCCTGAAGAGGGCGAGGTCGGGATCGGATCTCGCGTTCGGGTTCGCATGAACGGCGCGGAGCGGGTGATTGCGATCGTCGGCGGGGATGAGGCCGAGCCTGGTGAGGATCGGCTGGCGTTCTCGGCGCCGTTGGCACGCGCGCTGATGGGCGCTGCGGTGGGCGAGAAGGTCGCGTTCGCGGACAAGGCGGATGCGATCGAAGTGCTGGCGATCGACAGGGATGACGGCTGA
- a CDS encoding DEAD/DEAH box helicase — translation MPFTNIPSLLSEALEARGYTALTPVQAHVIEDNAIGRDLVVSAQTGSGKTVAFGLAMAGELLGEAGEDGVQRLPAPHKPLVLCIAPTRELALQVSRELMWLYAKAGARISTCVGGMDASKERRSLAHGAHIVVGTPGRLRDHLERGALDLSALKVAVLDEADEMLDMGFREDLEQILDASPEQRRTLLFSATMPRPIVALAKRYQKDALRISTVGEDRGHGDISYQAVTVSPSEIEHAVINLLRFHEAETAMLFCATRDNVRHLHASLVERGFAAVALSGEHSQNERNAALQALRDRRARVCVATDVAARGIDLPTLSLVVHVELPRDAETLQHRSGRTGRAGKKGTAVLIVPFPRRRRVEMMLRGAKINAEWVNAPTAEDIRKNDHERLITMLMQPVEVEEEDRELATRLMAEKTPEDIAAALVHMHRATMPQAEDLIDQSKQSVSDDRSQGPRAGFEDTVWFRMDIGRRQNADPRWILPLICRRGHITKSEIGAIRIGPNETAFEIPRTVAARFSAAIQRTAQAGEEESGVAIEAMQGAPESGARHDGGGGGGRSNAGGPRSTLHRAAPRGGPAPARKPPYRGNRERS, via the coding sequence ATGCCTTTTACAAATATTCCGTCGCTTCTTTCCGAGGCGCTCGAAGCGCGTGGCTATACCGCGCTGACCCCCGTGCAGGCGCACGTGATCGAGGACAACGCGATCGGTCGCGATCTCGTCGTGTCAGCGCAGACCGGCTCGGGCAAGACCGTGGCGTTCGGCCTGGCGATGGCCGGCGAACTGCTCGGTGAAGCGGGCGAGGACGGCGTCCAGCGCCTGCCAGCTCCGCACAAGCCGCTCGTTCTCTGCATCGCACCGACTCGCGAGCTCGCATTGCAGGTCAGTCGTGAGCTGATGTGGCTCTACGCGAAGGCCGGTGCGCGCATTTCGACCTGCGTTGGCGGGATGGACGCCTCTAAGGAGCGTCGTTCGCTCGCACACGGCGCGCATATCGTCGTCGGTACGCCGGGGCGTCTGCGCGATCATCTGGAGCGTGGCGCGCTCGACCTGTCGGCCTTGAAGGTCGCGGTGCTCGATGAAGCCGACGAGATGCTCGACATGGGCTTTCGCGAGGACCTCGAGCAGATCCTCGACGCGTCGCCCGAGCAGCGTCGTACGCTGTTGTTCTCGGCGACGATGCCGCGGCCGATCGTCGCGCTTGCCAAGCGCTACCAGAAGGATGCGCTGCGTATCTCGACCGTCGGCGAGGATCGCGGTCATGGCGATATCTCGTACCAGGCCGTCACGGTCTCGCCGTCGGAGATCGAGCATGCGGTGATCAACCTGCTGCGCTTCCACGAGGCGGAGACGGCGATGCTGTTCTGCGCGACTCGCGACAATGTGCGCCATCTGCATGCGAGCCTGGTCGAGCGTGGCTTTGCCGCCGTCGCGCTGTCGGGCGAGCATTCGCAGAACGAGCGTAACGCGGCGTTGCAGGCGCTGCGCGACCGTCGTGCGCGCGTCTGCGTCGCGACCGACGTCGCTGCGCGCGGGATCGATCTGCCGACGCTCTCGCTGGTGGTTCATGTCGAACTGCCGCGCGATGCCGAGACGCTGCAGCATCGCTCGGGTCGTACCGGTCGTGCGGGCAAGAAGGGCACGGCCGTCCTGATCGTGCCGTTCCCGCGTCGCCGTCGCGTCGAGATGATGCTCCGTGGTGCGAAGATCAACGCGGAGTGGGTCAACGCCCCGACCGCCGAGGACATCCGCAAGAACGATCACGAACGCCTCATCACGATGCTGATGCAGCCGGTCGAGGTCGAGGAAGAGGATCGTGAGCTCGCGACCCGCCTGATGGCCGAGAAGACGCCCGAGGACATCGCCGCGGCGCTGGTGCACATGCACCGCGCGACGATGCCGCAGGCCGAGGACCTCATCGATCAGAGCAAGCAGTCGGTCAGCGACGATCGGTCGCAGGGGCCCCGCGCAGGGTTCGAGGATACCGTCTGGTTCCGCATGGATATCGGTCGTCGTCAGAACGCCGACCCGCGCTGGATCCTGCCGCTGATCTGCCGTCGTGGGCACATCACCAAGTCCGAGATTGGCGCGATCCGCATCGGCCCGAACGAGACCGCGTTCGAGATTCCGCGCACCGTTGCGGCGCGCTTCTCGGCGGCGATCCAGCGCACCGCGCAGGCGGGCGAAGAGGAGAGCGGCGTCGCGATCGAGGCGATGCAGGGCGCGCCCGAGAGCGGTGCGCGGCATGATGGCGGTGGCGGTGGTGGCCGCAGCAATGCGGGCGGTCCGCGCTCGACGCTGCACCGTGCGGCCCCGCGTGGCGGTCCGGCTCCTGCGCGGAAACCCCCGTACCGTGGGAATCGCGAGCGTAGCTGA